The following is a genomic window from Rutidosis leptorrhynchoides isolate AG116_Rl617_1_P2 chromosome 8, CSIRO_AGI_Rlap_v1, whole genome shotgun sequence.
GTGCAATGCCTGGATCTTTCGACACTAAAAGTTTCGCATCTATGGTGTTCCCAATTTTAGCCGCATAGTGTAGGGCCGTGTTTCCATTACAGTTTTTGGACCTAAGCTTGTGAACATCCGTATTCACAATCTTGTTAACGATGTTTTTAACGAAGCAGTGCGAAGTGTTGGTTCCAATTGCTATGTGCAATGGTGTTTCGCACCTAATGGTGATTTTTTCATCAAGTTTATCGGGGTAAGTATCGAATATATGCGCAACGCTGTCCCAATCGTCATTAATGGCAGCTTTGTAGATAGGGAGGTTACGAATTGTGGCGTTATCATCCATTATTTTTGGAATTTTGTTAGTTTTTGAGAGATGGGAAAGTTGATGTTTGTATTAGAGGAGTACTGGGAGTTGACATCGTTGATTTTCATGGGTTTAATATGATGGTGTAGCAGGTGAGTTtagtacgtcaaattataaataaaAGTTCAACTTGCAGTCATAGGTCATGAATCAATGAAATTCATATACACATTTACTTACAtcactatttttttttaaaattaccgGAATCCAGATACGCGTGGGTCTGATGGTATACTATAAATGGTCTGATGTAAGTATTAGTATAACCGACAAACTGTCCAAAACACAATTTCTTGATAAACGGAATATCATTTTTATCTTTGATCATAAAAGGTGTCTGATTTGAATTTAGTGAGTAAAAAGGTTTCTAATTTGAGAAAAAGTCCAATAACGGTAATATTCGTTCACATGTGCATCTACATAGACGTCACCTCATCCAATTTTCCGGCGCTACGTCATTGAATTTACCAGTAAAAAAAATTTCGGCGAATTTTAAGGGTGACCACCTCATCGGAGAAGATGATAACGTGGTGTCACAATCAGGTGACGTCTATGTGAAAACACATGTGGACGAATATTACATTTATTGAACTTTTTTTTCAAGTCGATTCCTTTGTACGCACTGAATTCAAATCAGACACCCTTGTGGGCAAAGAAAAAAACGGTGTATTCCCTTTATTTGGAAATTATGACTTTTGTATATATGAATCTATCACTTGCATTATTATACTATTACCAAAAACATAAAATTTACAGCATATTAAGACTTCACCAATCTCACCAAAAATGTAGTACCAGGGAACAACTGAGAACCCATTTGTCTGTTTTTTTCTAATTGAAAACATGATGTGCTTCAATGAAGCTCCCTGCTCCATGTAAAAAAaacctcaagaacacaaaaatgctATGTACAAAGACTCGCATACGTCGAACCTCTAATTACGTAGGAATATGTTCTCGAGATATTGTTTTATCTAGCAACTCTTTAAAATTAGCCAGCACGTGACGTGGTCCTAAACTCTCGACGCCAATACAGTTGAGTAGCTGCTCTAAGTCCTGCATACAGAAGATAAATAAAACAGAATTATAAGGTATTCcatttatgaatattattaagcaccttttttatataaaaaaacacTGACGAAAAATAAAACAAGTGGTAGGAAATAAGAACCTTGTTAAGTAGGAATAGTGCATAATCTGATCTTGTTGTGTCTTGACAATCCAAGAACAGTGGGAATTTCGTCGGTTTTGAAGGTGAAGTTGATGTCAAATCAAATATGGTTTCAACTGAAGGTGCATAGTCACATATATATGTTTTAGATGCTCCTAATCGTATAGGGTAGCGTAAAGGAATTTCCATATATAAAGTGATTAATGAAACCGCCTGCAACAAAACCACAAATACCAACTGAACCAAttcatgctattttatgaattctgTATAAGGTATCATATAGCAAATAAAGACGAGTTGAAATACGAACACAGACATGTGCAATATAACCGAGAGCAGTTGCCGACCTCAAAAGCTCTATTTTATCGGTTAGAAAGTTCATCTTtgtaaaaggccgagcattcaaaTGCATACCCAAAATAGTCCAAGACGTTGCTTCTTTTGGGTTCACTGCACACATAATTCCGACCAAAATCAATCAAATTACTTAGACTATAATAATAAGGAAGAAAAGTAGAAGGTTTTTTCCTGTTCGGGCTACCCGGGAGggagagtaatccgaccccatactccgaTGTACGCAGCCCAGCATGATTACTCTTTCTAACCCATCTCtgaccaccactaaatattcgtcccAGACATgatttgaacctgagacctcttgcaaggaactcaggcCTCAACCACTTGGCTATCTAATGATGGTTCAAAATATAATTTTAGGAAGGTATAGTGACAAGTAAGTATTACCTGACCTGTTAGTGCTGACATGTGATTCAAGTTCTTGCTGACGTGTATGTCCAGTCAGCGCTTTTACAGGATATAGCAGTGAAATTTGTGACGCCAAAACTTGTTGTCTCGCTCTCAGCAACTTTTGTAAAGTCTGTAGATGAACATACCCTTTATCTCCAGCCAATGATTTATTTGCTTCCTGCACTAAATATaccagattattattattatgttatgctTCTGATTAATTCAGGGGTCAAATAATTAGTTCCATACTTGTTGCACCAAAACTGCATACCAATAATGAAATAATTACATATTTACTGCTTATAACCAAATTTGAGAGACATACTATCATTTCACAAACTTTTTCCTTTTGTAACAAAACATCTCATTAGAAGTTTCCAAACATGAaatcatatgattattattattattattatagagtaTCAAGTAGCAAAAGCATATCAGACTAATTACTACAATCTGTTTTCTTGCAACTGATGATAAGATTATGATCATTCAGACATTCAgtattatttaaaaaataaaaaaaaactttttttaatAGGAAACATGTATATGTATGACAGTTATAGATCAAAAAGAGGTTTTAATTACCTGTAACCGCTTACGAGCAACAGAAAGAGCAGTACCAGCTACCAAAAGAGGTCTAATCTCGGCGTTAAGTCGCTCATCCTGCTTCTTTGCTTTCTCTCTTACAACTTTTGAACGCATCGACATGTTTTTCATCATCCGTTTTCGAGATTCCAGTTTATCccgcaactcatccaactcatttttCCGGGATAACGAGTCTACTTCTAACTAACCAGTCATAGAATTATATATTAAGCATACTAGTAAACCAAGATTCTAACAATTACGCAATGCAGGATAACGAGACTACTAATAAATTTCATCATAGTTTTAAACGAAATGCAGGAGATAGTGTAACCAAACACAAATTGATCATATAGGGATAAAGTGTCtagcaatcatttaatattatttaTGAATTTATGAATTATGAACTTAAATGAAAAACTGATCAGGGTTGAATAAGGAAACTAATGATAAGCAATTCAATTTTATCTTAACACTCTGTAGGTACCATTTTTATAGAATAAACTATCaaagattgtttttttttttttaccttacaTTTTAATGtataaagcatatatatatatatatatatatatatatatatatatatatatatatatatatatatatatatatatatatatatatacagtttgaTCATACCTTTAGAATTGTATTAAGTTTCTCTTGGATCAAATACTTGAACCGATTAGTTTCTTCAAGGGCGGACGAAAGACTCGAAAAACGAGCAAGCTCGTGTTGATAATCTTCCCATTGGatgatcttcgttttcttctttggtTCCATTCTTTCGTG
Proteins encoded in this region:
- the LOC139864711 gene encoding uncharacterized protein — protein: MDDNATIRNLPIYKAAINDDWDSVAHIFDTYPDKLDEKITIRCETPLHIAIGTNTSHCFVKNIVNKIVNTDVHKLRSKNCNGNTALHYAAKIGNTIDAKLLVSKDPGIAQVTNTEGHTALKLAAWYGRHDTLWYLLEVTKDEPGENGLSPYSGVSGADLVTLSLTAGFCG
- the LOC139862782 gene encoding vacuolar protein sorting 38-like, with product MEPKKKTKIIQWEDYQHELARFSSLSSALEETNRFKYLIQEKLNTILKLEVDSLSRKNELDELRDKLESRKRMMKNMSMRSKVVREKAKKQDERLNAEIRPLLVAGTALSVARKRLQEANKSLAGDKGYVHLQTLQKLLRARQQVLASQISLLYPVKALTGHTRQQELESHVSTNRSVNPKEATSWTILGMHLNARPFTKMNFLTDKIELLRSATALGYIAHAVSLITLYMEIPLRYPIRLGASKTYICDYAPSVETIFDLTSTSPSKPTKFPLFLDCQDTTRSDYALFLLNKDLEQLLNCIGVESLGPRHVLANFKELLDKTISREHIPT